A window from Corynebacterium urealyticum DSM 7109 encodes these proteins:
- a CDS encoding (deoxy)nucleoside triphosphate pyrophosphohydrolase: MKKKIVVVGAVLVEDGKILAAQRGEDMALAGYWEFPGGKIEEGETPEEALQRELKEELLCDATIGEYLDTTAYEYDFGIVELTTFFASLHGKEPELTEHAQIRWLKPEALDTVQWAPADVPAVEKIKEKFSA; this comes from the coding sequence GTGAAGAAGAAAATTGTGGTCGTTGGCGCCGTTCTCGTCGAAGACGGCAAAATCCTCGCTGCACAACGGGGGGAAGATATGGCCTTGGCGGGGTATTGGGAGTTCCCAGGCGGAAAGATCGAAGAGGGCGAAACTCCCGAAGAGGCACTTCAGCGGGAGCTGAAGGAGGAACTCCTCTGTGATGCCACTATCGGTGAGTACCTCGACACCACCGCTTATGAATACGATTTTGGAATCGTCGAGCTGACAACCTTCTTCGCCTCCTTGCACGGTAAGGAGCCAGAGCTCACGGAGCATGCCCAGATTCGATGGCTGAAGCCGGAAGCACTGGACACGGTCCAGTGGGCTCCAGCAGATGTGCCCGCGGTAGAGAAAATCAAGGAAAAATTTAGCGCATGA